Proteins co-encoded in one Kribbella solani genomic window:
- a CDS encoding CHAT domain-containing protein: MNDAANRLGDLIRVSEAMAAQDWQQSGHLSLRRMGLRSLPDRVPSLELLTSLDLSDNQLTELPPAWLADAPRLQRLVLAGNRLTELPATIGQATALRLLDVSDNRLEAIPAEIAHCHELRRIDVSSNGLRDLTPLAEVPGLLILDAADNRLSELTAAPGPPTLTALDLSGNELATLPAAFARLPALHRLDLSGNHLTSAALDVLAELPLEELYLDDNELDTLAPLPSSLLLSAQGNEASESVLADLAMDVSDYGLSLAIPEMTATQRVLDLYYKRFYDLQATVAFGDGMTLDLSAISRRTAVESVSDHQLFGTSAQVRLSPAVSGDERGDARGNAFLAQSLSRLSLAGFIRPVPRTWTLQRLQRGLAPRVLNVALTDSERQLLSTTAPLRPDAGYQVRIDIGPLVEDSVIINPVPLQLDDPDDEWGYQFDVVVSSSDVTVDPGPYELKLPLTGASRYLYVPFRTGASLGAAALRVTLYHRNNAVQSARVDFDIERRGRRTGHIKGMVDYALTDDVGRSPELPYRNLNILTNDGPSGTHKIVVNNGERAIAVTVSDQQATTVLTAIRKRLTEITLGASGKQSQYDDDNRKPAAGFIMDLRRMALSGAQLWQAVVPDVADRAYLREHLAERARIQITRATYTVFPWALIYDIPRDPEEDGTLCPILTDWDQRQLELRDYPVRCPEEASHGLNVICPYGFWGFRHLIEQPPSVRTGILRTSIKVVEPAQAAAARSLALDAALTATHFTDLAACFAGQFQLVPCDDKAALETALADPRLPLAYFYCHGKTEKQADVITPYLEIGRDTRIAPGSLGAWHEAGSWGTSHWSETAPLVFINGCETAALQPSDVVSFVDAFAGLHAAGVIGTEISVSQRVAGEVALNFYRQFVGSDGATAGTALYRTRIDLLRKGNIAGLVYTPFCSMDLMLERT, encoded by the coding sequence ATGAACGACGCCGCGAACCGGCTGGGCGATCTGATCCGGGTGTCCGAAGCGATGGCAGCCCAGGACTGGCAACAGTCCGGGCACCTGTCGCTGCGCCGGATGGGGCTGCGCTCGCTGCCGGATCGGGTGCCGTCCCTGGAGCTCCTGACCAGTCTTGATCTGAGCGACAACCAGCTGACCGAGCTACCGCCGGCCTGGTTGGCCGACGCGCCCCGGCTGCAACGGCTGGTGCTGGCCGGAAACCGGCTGACCGAGTTGCCGGCCACCATCGGGCAGGCGACCGCGCTGCGCCTCCTCGATGTCTCCGACAACCGGTTGGAGGCGATTCCGGCCGAGATCGCGCACTGCCACGAGCTGCGGCGGATCGATGTCTCCAGCAACGGCCTACGCGATCTCACCCCGCTCGCCGAAGTACCCGGCCTGCTGATTCTGGACGCGGCCGACAACCGGCTGTCGGAGCTCACCGCGGCGCCCGGACCGCCGACGCTGACAGCGCTCGACCTGAGCGGCAACGAGCTCGCGACGCTGCCCGCGGCGTTCGCGCGACTGCCTGCGTTGCACCGCTTGGATCTGTCCGGGAACCACCTCACGTCAGCGGCGCTGGACGTACTGGCGGAGCTGCCGCTCGAGGAGCTCTACCTCGACGACAACGAGCTGGACACCTTGGCGCCGCTCCCGTCCAGCCTGCTGCTGTCGGCGCAAGGAAACGAGGCCTCGGAGTCGGTACTCGCGGACCTCGCGATGGACGTGTCGGACTACGGACTGAGCCTCGCGATCCCGGAGATGACTGCCACGCAGCGAGTGCTCGACCTCTATTACAAGCGGTTCTACGACCTTCAGGCAACGGTTGCCTTCGGCGACGGAATGACGCTGGACCTCAGCGCGATCAGCCGCCGGACAGCAGTCGAGTCGGTCTCGGATCATCAGCTGTTCGGGACCTCTGCCCAGGTGCGGCTGTCGCCGGCCGTCAGTGGAGACGAGCGTGGAGATGCGCGCGGTAACGCGTTCCTCGCGCAGTCGTTGTCCAGACTCTCGCTCGCCGGCTTCATCCGTCCGGTCCCCCGCACGTGGACATTACAGCGGCTGCAGCGCGGTTTGGCGCCCCGAGTACTGAACGTGGCACTGACCGATTCCGAACGGCAGCTGTTGAGTACGACGGCGCCGCTGCGGCCCGACGCCGGGTACCAGGTACGCATCGACATCGGACCGCTGGTCGAGGACTCGGTCATCATCAACCCGGTTCCGCTGCAACTGGACGATCCGGATGACGAGTGGGGCTACCAGTTCGATGTCGTGGTCAGCAGCAGTGATGTCACGGTCGATCCCGGACCGTACGAACTGAAGCTTCCGCTGACCGGTGCGAGCCGGTATTTGTACGTCCCGTTCCGTACCGGCGCGAGTCTTGGCGCGGCGGCACTTCGGGTCACGTTGTACCACCGGAACAACGCGGTTCAGTCGGCGCGGGTCGACTTCGACATCGAGCGGCGCGGCCGGCGTACCGGGCATATCAAGGGGATGGTGGACTACGCGCTGACGGATGACGTCGGGCGATCGCCGGAGTTGCCGTACCGGAACCTGAACATCCTCACCAACGACGGACCGAGCGGGACGCACAAGATCGTGGTGAACAACGGTGAGCGGGCGATCGCGGTCACCGTGTCGGACCAGCAGGCGACCACCGTACTGACCGCGATCCGGAAGCGGCTGACCGAGATCACGTTAGGTGCCTCAGGCAAGCAGTCGCAGTACGACGACGACAATCGCAAACCGGCCGCCGGGTTCATCATGGATCTTCGGCGGATGGCGCTGAGCGGAGCGCAGTTGTGGCAGGCCGTCGTACCGGACGTCGCGGATCGGGCGTACCTGCGCGAGCACCTGGCCGAGCGGGCGAGAATCCAGATCACGCGGGCGACGTACACGGTTTTTCCGTGGGCGCTGATCTACGACATCCCACGGGACCCGGAGGAGGACGGGACGCTCTGCCCGATCCTGACGGACTGGGACCAGCGGCAGCTGGAGCTGCGGGACTACCCGGTCCGGTGCCCGGAGGAGGCGTCGCACGGGTTGAACGTCATCTGCCCGTACGGGTTCTGGGGATTCCGGCATCTGATCGAGCAACCGCCGTCGGTACGGACCGGCATCCTGCGTACGAGTATCAAGGTGGTCGAGCCGGCGCAGGCCGCGGCGGCGCGCAGCCTGGCGCTGGACGCGGCGCTGACGGCGACGCACTTCACCGACCTGGCGGCGTGCTTCGCCGGGCAGTTCCAGTTGGTGCCGTGCGACGACAAGGCCGCGCTGGAGACGGCTTTGGCCGATCCACGGTTGCCGCTGGCGTACTTCTACTGCCATGGCAAGACCGAGAAGCAGGCCGACGTCATCACGCCGTACCTGGAGATCGGGCGGGACACGCGGATCGCGCCCGGGTCGCTCGGGGCGTGGCACGAGGCCGGCAGCTGGGGTACGAGTCACTGGAGCGAGACGGCGCCGCTGGTGTTCATCAACGGCTGCGAGACGGCCGCGCTGCAACCGTCGGATGTGGTGAGTTTCGTGGACGCGTTCGCCGGGTTGCACGCGGCGGGCGTGATCGGTACCGAGATCTCCGTGTCGCAGCGGGTCGCGGGCGAGGTCGCGCTGAACTTCTACCGGCAGTTCGTCGGGTCGGACGGGGCGACGGCCGGTACGGCGCTGTACCGGACCCGGATCGATCTGCTCCGGAAGGGCAACATCGCCGGACTGGTGTACACGCCGTTCTGTTCGATGGATCTGATGCTCGAGCGGACCTAG
- a CDS encoding 2-oxoacid:ferredoxin oxidoreductase subunit beta encodes MSTVELGMPSLPGGLKGVPAATEPQNRKEYVSDQEVRWCPGCGDYAVLAAFQGFLPELGIKRENVAMISGIGCSSRFPYYLSTYGMHSIHGRAPAIATGLAVSRPDLSVWVVTGDGDALSIGGNHLIHTLRRNVNLKILLFNNRIYGLTKGQYSPTSEPGKVTKSTPMGSVDNPFNPVSLALGAEATFVARTVDSDRKHLTSVLRAAAEHRGTSFVEIYQNCPIFNDNAFDAIKDPETRDDAIIPLVHGEPIRFGTDRRLGVVRDGFASLAVREIADLPGGEADLVVHDAHTDDPAYAFALSRLTDGGVLHRAPIGVFRSVERPAYDDLVRQQITTAQEAQGTGDLQSLVTGSDTWTVD; translated from the coding sequence ATGAGCACCGTAGAGCTCGGCATGCCGAGCCTGCCCGGGGGCCTGAAGGGCGTCCCGGCCGCGACCGAGCCACAGAACCGCAAGGAGTACGTGTCGGACCAGGAGGTCCGCTGGTGCCCCGGCTGCGGTGACTACGCCGTCCTCGCGGCCTTCCAGGGGTTCCTGCCCGAGCTCGGGATCAAACGCGAGAACGTGGCGATGATCTCCGGGATCGGCTGCTCGTCCCGGTTCCCGTACTACCTGTCCACGTACGGCATGCACTCGATCCACGGCCGCGCGCCGGCGATCGCGACCGGCCTCGCGGTGTCCCGGCCGGACCTGAGCGTCTGGGTGGTGACCGGTGACGGCGACGCGCTGTCGATCGGCGGCAACCACCTGATCCACACCCTGCGCCGGAACGTGAACCTGAAGATCCTGCTCTTCAACAACCGGATCTACGGCCTCACCAAGGGCCAGTACTCGCCGACGTCCGAGCCGGGCAAGGTGACGAAGTCGACGCCGATGGGTTCGGTGGACAACCCGTTCAACCCGGTCTCGCTGGCGCTCGGCGCGGAGGCGACGTTCGTGGCCCGGACGGTCGACTCGGACCGCAAGCACCTGACGTCCGTACTGCGGGCGGCGGCCGAGCACCGGGGTACGTCGTTCGTGGAGATCTACCAGAACTGCCCGATCTTCAACGACAACGCGTTCGATGCGATCAAGGACCCGGAGACCCGGGACGACGCGATCATCCCGCTGGTCCACGGCGAGCCGATCCGGTTCGGCACCGATCGCCGGCTCGGCGTGGTCCGGGACGGTTTCGCGTCGCTGGCGGTCCGGGAGATCGCGGATCTGCCCGGCGGCGAGGCCGATCTGGTCGTCCACGACGCGCACACCGACGACCCGGCGTACGCGTTCGCGCTGTCCCGGCTGACCGACGGCGGTGTCCTGCACCGGGCTCCGATCGGCGTGTTCCGCAGCGTCGAGCGGCCGGCGTACGACGACCTGGTCCGGCAGCAGATCACGACCGCCCAGGAGGCCCAGGGCACCGGCGATCTGCAGTCCCTGGTCACCGGCTCCGACACCTGGACAGTGGACTGA